One Calditerrivibrio sp. genomic window carries:
- a CDS encoding M20 family metallopeptidase encodes MISVDIADYKTFEEITSLAEPSLKEYKTTDYIEHYIKNLNIKDYKRLETGLFGTINVGSQKTTAIRADIDALPCGDGTFKHLCGHNLHTTALLITLRLITQNKTRPKSNLRFIFQPAEEIISGANIMINAGCMDGVDEIYALHVDPETEFAVAGLKNGAVMAGSSHFNINLHARGTHAAYPHKGDDIIVALTSLIQNAQTIVSRKINPIIPSVLSFGKIRAGSAANILPEFAEISGTFRYIDEPTKEKIIFELETLLSSIKLFYGINYTLDISQGTHPVINSKELIEKTITIFQKKGIPYSENTPLSMGGEDFCFYSKYAPSLFIRLGIKKEGIYPLHNPNFVVPKDILEKAVNLWKAIIEDE; translated from the coding sequence ATGATATCGGTGGATATAGCTGATTATAAAACCTTCGAAGAGATAACATCTTTAGCTGAGCCATCTTTAAAGGAATACAAAACAACCGACTATATTGAACATTACATAAAAAACCTTAATATTAAAGACTATAAAAGGTTAGAAACAGGACTTTTTGGTACCATCAATGTCGGCTCTCAAAAAACAACAGCCATCAGAGCAGACATAGACGCCTTGCCATGTGGTGATGGCACATTTAAACACCTTTGTGGGCATAACCTACATACAACCGCATTACTCATAACTCTGCGACTCATTACCCAAAACAAAACAAGACCAAAATCCAATCTAAGATTTATCTTTCAGCCAGCTGAGGAAATCATATCTGGTGCTAATATCATGATAAACGCTGGATGTATGGATGGAGTAGATGAGATTTATGCCCTTCATGTTGATCCAGAAACCGAATTTGCTGTTGCTGGTTTGAAAAATGGTGCCGTTATGGCAGGCTCATCCCACTTTAACATAAACTTACACGCAAGAGGAACGCATGCAGCTTATCCCCATAAGGGTGACGATATAATAGTCGCTCTCACTAGCCTCATACAAAATGCCCAAACAATAGTTTCAAGAAAAATAAACCCAATAATACCTTCTGTCTTATCCTTTGGAAAAATCAGGGCTGGTAGTGCAGCAAACATCCTTCCAGAATTTGCAGAAATCTCTGGAACATTTAGGTACATAGATGAACCCACTAAAGAAAAAATAATATTTGAATTAGAAACCCTCTTATCTTCAATCAAATTATTCTATGGTATAAACTATACTTTGGACATATCCCAAGGCACTCACCCTGTAATAAACTCTAAGGAACTGATTGAAAAAACAATTACAATCTTTCAGAAAAAAGGTATACCCTATTCTGAGAATACTCCCCTTTCTATGGGGGGTGAAGACTTTTGTTTTTACTCCAAATATGCCCCATCCCTTTTCATCAGATTAGGGATCAAAAAAGAAGGTATTTATCCATTACATAATCCAAACTTCGTAGTACCTAAAGATATTCTCGAAAAAGCAGTAAATCTATGGAAAGCGATTATAGAAGATGAGTAG
- the selB gene encoding selenocysteine-specific translation elongation factor, translating into MKNIIVGTAGHIDHGKSTIVKTLTGIDPDRLKEEKKRGITIDLGFAYIEDGEYSFSFVDVPGHEDYLKNMAAGAIGFDLCVFAVDINEGVMPQTIEHANIVKFLGIEYVVVVVTKIDKFVGDVKSRLESIRLFFNRYGFKRLEYQLWSVYDTNCRYDLLVKLKQFADVYERRSRWNFFMLHIDRVFSVKGFGTVVTGSCLSGSIKVGDSLKVLPKGKLLKVRGLSVHNKKVDEVGAGCRLAINFSDVERNELDRGDIVTSLMSLENYSEAFARIDYFDTGLVFNVKHGGEYQILIGTADMVGRLYVLERFESAVWVRVVFRKDYPLICGAKFLLRIPNPKMTVAGGKILFSGTFKGKKSELKEMLKAMEEKRWIDAISIYLKSNTYLEINTVFQRFLLSNDQLEGRFFELEGRYYDIDLIKKLKDELAGKVDEEGRLNLSELESMKDGVLKRYISEWIVDYGRKNGFVVRDGGLVREDDSFKRLAMDVLNLMLNRLEMSNSAVISEVINTDKVEIEKALKFLSNKGLIKKIDKNDNYIALEILTKFISDVVNLCRKDGYVDISNVRTIITAPRKILIPLLEFLDMTGLFVKKDNKRFLKK; encoded by the coding sequence ATGAAGAATATCATAGTGGGTACGGCTGGTCATATAGATCATGGTAAGTCTACTATCGTCAAAACTTTAACAGGTATTGACCCAGATAGGCTCAAAGAGGAGAAAAAAAGAGGAATAACCATCGATCTGGGTTTTGCCTATATTGAGGATGGGGAATATTCATTTTCTTTTGTGGATGTACCTGGTCATGAAGATTATCTGAAAAATATGGCTGCTGGGGCTATTGGATTTGACCTTTGTGTTTTCGCTGTTGACATAAATGAGGGTGTTATGCCCCAGACTATTGAACATGCCAATATAGTAAAGTTTTTGGGTATTGAGTATGTGGTTGTGGTGGTTACTAAAATCGATAAATTTGTTGGTGATGTCAAAAGCAGATTGGAGAGTATAAGGCTCTTTTTTAATAGATATGGTTTTAAAAGATTGGAGTATCAGTTGTGGTCTGTTTACGATACGAATTGTCGATATGATCTTTTAGTAAAACTAAAACAGTTTGCTGATGTGTACGAAAGACGAAGTAGATGGAATTTTTTTATGCTGCATATTGATAGGGTTTTTAGTGTAAAGGGTTTTGGTACTGTCGTAACAGGTAGCTGCTTATCGGGAAGTATAAAGGTGGGTGATTCTCTAAAGGTATTACCTAAAGGGAAGTTGTTGAAAGTAAGAGGGCTTTCTGTACATAATAAAAAAGTAGATGAGGTTGGTGCTGGTTGTAGATTAGCTATAAATTTTTCTGATGTTGAGAGGAATGAATTAGATCGAGGTGACATTGTTACATCTTTGATGAGTCTTGAGAATTACTCCGAAGCTTTTGCAAGGATAGATTATTTCGATACAGGTTTAGTTTTTAATGTCAAGCATGGTGGTGAATATCAGATTTTGATTGGTACTGCGGATATGGTGGGTAGACTGTATGTTTTAGAGAGATTTGAAAGTGCTGTGTGGGTAAGGGTTGTATTCAGGAAAGATTATCCATTGATATGTGGAGCAAAATTTCTTTTACGAATACCAAATCCTAAAATGACTGTAGCAGGTGGAAAAATTCTGTTTTCTGGAACCTTTAAAGGTAAAAAATCTGAACTTAAAGAGATGTTAAAGGCGATGGAAGAGAAGAGGTGGATAGATGCTATTAGTATTTATCTCAAGAGTAATACATATCTGGAGATAAACACTGTTTTTCAAAGATTTTTGCTGAGTAATGATCAGTTAGAGGGGAGGTTTTTTGAGTTGGAGGGGAGGTATTACGACATAGATTTGATAAAAAAACTCAAAGATGAGTTAGCTGGAAAAGTAGATGAGGAGGGGCGATTAAATCTATCTGAACTTGAATCTATGAAAGATGGTGTATTGAAGAGGTATATTTCAGAATGGATTGTGGATTATGGTAGAAAAAATGGTTTTGTGGTTCGTGATGGTGGTTTGGTCAGAGAGGATGATAGCTTCAAAAGACTTGCAATGGATGTTTTAAATCTCATGTTAAATAGGTTAGAAATGAGCAATTCTGCGGTTATCAGTGAAGTAATAAATACAGATAAGGTCGAAATAGAAAAAGCTCTCAAATTTTTATCCAATAAAGGTTTAATAAAGAAAATTGACAAAAATGATAACTATATAGCTTTGGAAATTCTTACAAAGTTCATCTCTGATGTGGTTAATTTGTGTAGAAAAGATGGTTATGTGGATATCTCAAATGTGCGAACTATTATCACTGCACCCCGTAAGATACTTATACCTTTGTTAGAATTTTTGGATATGACAGGGCTGTTTGTTAAAAAGGATAACAAAAGGTTTTTAAAAAAATGA
- the selA gene encoding L-seryl-tRNA(Sec) selenium transferase, which produces MSNVNELLRQIPKVDEILKHFDDNYDRDILKYILNIILSKLREDIKSEKIGYVDPDNVIQDLDQKYKEFLGGYLKKVINATGVVVHTNLGRCPIPFDIFYTAMQISGGYCNLELDLVTGERGDRYTHCVEYFRYLTGAEDALVVNNNAAAVFIILNTFAQNREVLVSRGELVEIGGSFRLPDVMRNSGAILKEVGTTNKTKPNDYILNISEQTAMLMKSHTSNYKIVGFTEEVSLESIAEIGKTYSVVTYYDAGSGLLSENFGICEEKTIKSIIKSGVDLVSISGDKLLGGPQCGIILGKKVLIDRIKKNQLLRMLRVDKITLSILQSVLLKYVKKEEKTLSIFNAIDLDKNRLIKNAERIKESILKSSLFREDYLEIRALKGYVGGGACPMYELDSYGVAVYFGDKSEQMAKRLRMLEEPIICRVEKGFLIFDLLVVSDEDIGKIAHAVIKLYAALGCK; this is translated from the coding sequence ATGAGCAATGTCAACGAACTTTTAAGGCAGATACCAAAAGTTGATGAAATTTTGAAGCATTTTGATGATAACTACGATAGAGATATTCTTAAATACATATTAAACATTATTCTTTCTAAGCTAAGGGAAGATATTAAGTCTGAGAAGATAGGTTATGTTGATCCTGATAACGTTATTCAAGATCTGGATCAAAAATATAAGGAGTTTTTGGGAGGGTATTTGAAAAAGGTGATCAACGCTACGGGTGTTGTGGTTCATACTAATCTGGGACGTTGTCCAATACCTTTTGATATTTTTTATACTGCAATGCAAATTTCCGGAGGATATTGTAATCTCGAATTGGATCTTGTGACGGGTGAAAGGGGAGACAGATATACTCACTGTGTGGAGTATTTTAGGTATTTAACGGGTGCTGAAGATGCCCTTGTGGTGAATAATAATGCTGCTGCTGTATTCATCATCCTAAACACATTTGCCCAAAATAGAGAGGTGTTGGTATCTCGGGGGGAGCTTGTAGAGATAGGTGGTAGTTTTAGGTTACCGGATGTGATGAGGAATAGTGGAGCTATTTTAAAGGAAGTAGGTACTACAAATAAAACAAAACCAAATGACTATATATTAAATATATCTGAGCAAACAGCAATGCTCATGAAATCCCACACGAGCAATTATAAGATTGTGGGTTTCACAGAAGAAGTGTCTTTAGAATCTATTGCAGAGATTGGTAAAACATATTCAGTGGTAACATATTATGATGCAGGTAGTGGGCTGTTATCTGAAAATTTTGGGATTTGTGAAGAAAAAACGATCAAGTCTATTATAAAATCAGGTGTGGACCTTGTAAGTATTAGTGGTGATAAGCTTTTGGGAGGACCACAGTGTGGTATCATTTTGGGCAAAAAGGTGTTGATTGATAGAATAAAGAAAAATCAACTCCTCAGGATGCTAAGAGTGGATAAAATAACTTTGTCGATTTTACAAAGCGTTTTATTGAAATATGTGAAAAAAGAAGAAAAAACGTTATCGATATTTAATGCCATAGATTTAGATAAAAATAGATTGATAAAAAATGCTGAGAGAATTAAGGAGTCTATATTGAAGTCAAGTCTGTTTAGAGAAGACTATTTGGAGATTAGGGCTCTAAAAGGGTATGTTGGAGGTGGTGCTTGTCCGATGTATGAATTGGATTCCTATGGGGTTGCTGTTTATTTTGGTGATAAAAGTGAACAGATGGCAAAAAGATTGAGAATGCTTGAAGAACCTATAATATGTAGAGTGGAAAAGGGGTTTTTGATTTTTGATCTTCTCGTTGTTTCTGATGAGGATATCGGCAAGATAGCTCATGCTGTGATTAAATTATATGCTGCTTTGGGTTGCAAATGA